In Desulfonatronum thiodismutans, the genomic window CAACCCGGCCACCTACACCAAGGTCTTCGATGAGATCCGCAAAATTTTTTCCACCACGGTGGAAGCCCGCAAGCGCGGCTATACTCCGGGGCGGTTCAGCTTCAACGTGCCCGGAGGCCGCTGCGAAGCCTGTCAGGGGGATGGGCAGATCCGGGTGGAGATGCACTTTCTTCCAGACGTGTTCGTGACCTGCGAGGTCTGCGGCGGCCAGCGCTACAACCGTGAGACCTTGGCCATCGAATACAAGGGCCTGAACATCGCCCAGGTTCTGGACCTGACCGTGGCCGAGGCCCGCCGTTTTTTTACCAACTATACGGCCCTGGAGCGTCGTCTGGAGGTACTCCAGGAGGTCGGGCTGGAGTATTTGCGTCTCGGCCAGCCGGCCACGACCCTGTCCGGCGGAGAGGCCCAGCGGATCAAGATTTCCCGGGAGTTGGGCAAGCGCAGCCTTCCCGGAACCTTGTACATCCTGGACGAGCCCACCACCGGCTTGCACATGCATGAAACCGGCAAGCTGATCCACGTTCTGCAACGGCTGGTGGACAGGGGTGCGTCCGTGGTGGTCATCGAGCACAATCTGGATGTGATCTGGGCCGCGGACCATGTCATTGATCTGGGCCCCGGCGGTGGTGACGCCGGCGGTCGCATCGTTGCCAGCGGCACACCTGAGCAGATCCGGGATGATCCGGATTCCGCAACCGGTCAATTTTTAAGAGATATACGGTGAAGGGCTCACGCTTGAGGATATCAACGCGGACCTTGTTGACAAGGCTCCGTGCGCTCTATATAGGACAAAAAAAATCGCATTTATCTTTTATTTTGTAGGGAGGAGACACATAAATCATGATGTTGACCAAGGCCGGAGAGTACGCTGTGCGCTGCATGATCTACCTGACCACGGCCGGCACAGGGAGTGTTGTAGCCCGGCGGGATATTTCCGAGGCCATGGATATCCCGGGCCCGTTTCTGGCTAAGATTGCCCAGGAATTGGCTCGGGCCGGATTGATTCAGATCGTTCAGGGCGCGCGAGGTGGCTATAGGCTGCTCAGGGCTCCGGAGGAAGTGACGCTGCTGGACGTGGTTGAGGCGGTTGAAGGGGAAATTTTTTTGAACGAGTGCATTTTCCGTCCAAACGGTTGCGGGCGAAGCGATTTTTGCGGCGTGCATCAGGTCTGGCAGAAGGCCAGGGCGGGCCTGCGGCAGACATTGAGCGTACCGCTGTCCGAATTGAAGGGCAATTGCTGACCACTCTTGCCGACAATAGTGGCAAAGACGATATGACGGTTTGGATTTTTCAACTATAAGGAGGCTTGGTAATGGACGTATTGTTGTTGTCGCGACTGCAGTTCGCCTTCACAACCTTTGTGCACTTCATCTTCGTGCCGTTGACCCTGGGGTTGTCGCTCCTGGTGGCGTACATGGAGTTCAAGTGGGTGCGCACCGGGGACGAGGTGTACAAGCGGATGGCCAAGTTTTGGGGGAAACTCTTTCTGATCAACTTTGCGTTGGGCGTGGTCACGGGAATCGCCCTGGAGTTTCAGTTCGGGACTAACTGGGCGCGCTATTCCGCCTATGTCGGAGACATTTTCGGCTCCTTGCTGGCCATTGAGGCTACTTTGGCCTTCTTCCTGGAGTCCACGTTCCTGGCGGTCTGGATTTTCGGCTGGAATCGGCTGTCCCCCAAGCTGCACAACGCCAGCATCTGGCTGGTGGCCTTGGCGGCCAATCTGTCGGCGTTCTGGATTCTGATGGCCAACGGCTGGATGCAGAATCCCACGGGATTCGTGCTGCGCGGCGACCGCGCCGAACTGGAGAGCTTCGCGGCCCTGGTAACCAACCCCTTCGCTTGGCAACAGTTTTTTCATGTCCTTTTTTCAGCGTATGTACTCAGCGGGTTTTTTGTTCTGGGCATTTCGGCCTGGCATCTGGCTCGGGGCAGCAACGTGGATTTTTTCAAGCGTTCTTTTCAAATCGCCGCTCCGTTTACCCTGGTCTTCGCCCTGGCTCTGGTGGTGCAGGGGCACCACCACGGCTCCACCGTGGCCAAGTATCAACCTGCCAAGCTTGCGGCCATGGAGTCCCACTGGGACACCATGACCCAGGCTCCCCAGTATCTGTTCGTGATTCCGGATCCGGCCAACGAGCGCAATCTGGTTGAAATTTTGCCTGTTCCCGGCGGTTTGTCCATGCTGGCCTATCATTCGTTCGACGCGGAAGTGAAGGGGTTGAGGGACTTTCCCGAGGAAGACCGTCCGCCGGTACTGCTGACCTTCGCCTCCTTCCGGACCATGGTCGGACTGGGGTTTCTCTTTCCGGCACTGGCTGCGTGGGTCTGGATCCGCCGCAAGAACCCTGAGTCATCCCCCAGACTGCTGCGTATTCTGCCCTGGGTGATCCCTTTGCCTTACATGGCCATCCAACTGGGTTGGATCGTGGCCGAGGTGGGGCGTCAGCCCTGGATCGTGAACGGGATCATGCGCACTGAGGACGCCGTTTCCGCAGGCATAAGCCTTGGCCAAGTCGGTTTTTCGCTCATTCTTTTTGGCTTGATTTACGGATTACTGGTGGCGGTGGATGTCTACCTCTTGATGTATCATGGACGAAAGGGCCCCAAGTCCTCCGGGGGCAATAAGATCGCGGCGGCTGAATCCGAGTCCGGCTTTTCCGCGCGTCCCGAGGGAGCCTCGGCCTGATCCGGTCGGCATGATTCGAACCCAATCGACCATCAAGGAGAATCGATATGTTGGAAATCACGTGGTTTATATTGTGGGGTGTACTCTGGGCGGTCTATTTCGCCCTGGACGGATACGACCTGGGGATGGGCACGCTGATGCCCTTTCTGGCCAAGGATGAGCGGGATCGACGGATCATGTACAATGCCGCCGGCCCATTTTGGGATGGCAACCAGGTTTGGTTGATCACCGCGGGCGGGGTCACCTTCGCGGCCTTTCCGGCCACGTACGCCGCCTTGTTTAGCGGCCTGTACACCGCTTTGATGCTCTTGTTGTTCGCCCTGATCCTGCGCGGAGTGTCCTTCGAGTTCCGGCGTAAGGTGGATAGCGAACGCTGGCGCAAAGTCTGGGATTTCTGCCACGTAGCGGGCAGCTTTTTGCCGGCCCTGCTGCTGGGTGTGGCGTTCGCGAACATTTTCCAGGGCATTCCGCTCAACGCCCAGGGGATCAATGAAGGTGGGCTGCTGGATCTGCTCAACCCCTACGGGTTGCTGGGGGGCGTCTTATTCGTGCTGATGTTCTCCCTGCACGGGAGTTTATGGCTGGGCGTCAAGTCCGAAGGGCCCATCGCGGACCGGGCCGCGGCCATGGCCGAGAAGCTGTGGCTGGCCCTGATGGTCGTGGTGGTCCTTTTCTTGGTGATGACCGCCTTCGCCACCAGTCTTTTCGATAACTACCTGAACAACCCTCTCTTGTTCGTCGTGCTGCTCCTGGCCGTGGTCGGACTGGTCCAGGCCCGCGTCTTCCTGGGCAAGCGGTCCATGCTTATGGCCTGGGGGGCTTCGGCGGTGAGCATCATCAGCGTGACCCTCTTCGGAGTGATCGGCCTGTTTCCGGCGCTTTTGCCCTCCAGCCTGGATCCGGCCTACAGCATGACCATCGCAAACTCCGCGTCGAGCCAACTGACTCTGAAGATCATGCTGGGCGTGGTCCTGGTGTTCGTGCCTCTGGTCATCGCCTACCAGGCGTGGCTGCACATCACCTTTGGACACAAGATCACGGATGCGGATCTGGAGTACGAGGAAGCCTACTGATAGAGGTCGTCCTCTAACGCTTCATCCAGAAGTGGACGGTGAAAACCGTTTATGGGATCGAAGCGAACCGCCCTGGTTGAAAATTCAGCCAGGGCGGTTCTCTTTTAACGATACAGGTTGAGGGGTTAATTTCGGTCTATTGGATACGTTTTGACCAGAACATCCGTGCCATCGGAGCCCGTGACCACGAACTGAACCCGGGACACATCGTCCAGATTTAATTCCGGAGGTAAGTGCAGGCGCGTGGAAACGGGGCGGAAATTGCGGATGCTGAACCGGGGGATTTCCTCGTTGCCCAGGGCCGGAAAGGTGTGGTCGTCCTTGCTGATGAAGGATATGGAGATAGATCCGGAAATGAGATCGTTGGAAAGATTGCGGATATCGAAGTCCGCACGAAGGTTCCCTGGTCTGCGAGTCAAACGCATATTGTCCAGCTCGACCATTTGCAGATTCATGTCCGGGTGAACCGTTGGAGCTTCGTCAGAGTCTTGAGCTTGCTCTTGAACCGCAGCCTGTTCCTGGGCAACTGTCGGCGAGGCTGGTGCCTCAGTAAAGGCTTCATGTGGTGCCGCCACGTTTTCGGCCTGCTCCTGATGCGGCTTCGAGGTGGAGGGCCACGTTGGTTGCACGGCTTGGAGCTCAGGAGGCTGGGACGGAGAATCCGGTGAGACGGGGGGCGTGTCCGAGACCTGTACGCTCCCATTGTTCGAGCTGAACTGGAGCAACGCAATTCCTCCCCCCGCCAGGACGATTAGCGCGAGGGCGGTGAGCCCGATTTTCCATCCCAAAGGCGACCTCCGGGCGACGGGCAAGCTCTGTGGGGGGGACCACATGGCATTGCCGCTCACGAATCGCACTTCGCCCAGGGCGTTGTCGACCACTGATTGATCAAGCTTTAGAAAGCGAGCGTAATTTCGAATAAACCCCTTGATGTAAACCGGATTCGGCAAAGGGGTTTCATCACCTTCTTCAATGGCCTCCAAAGCGGAGGTCCCGATTTTGGTAACTTTGGCCGCGGCCGGGAGTTCCACGCCCTGCCGCAAGCGTTCCTCCCTGAGAAGTTTTCCAATTTCCCGCAAGTCCATGCATATCCTCCAGACGGATTGTTTTGAGGTGTTGCCAATTTGGGTTACGTAGAGCCTTTTTCGGCAGAAATGAACCGCTAGCCCGAAGTCTCTTCACCTGAGGCAACGGTCGGTGGGAAGTCGGCCTGGTGCGGTTTTATGGCCTTGCCCAGCCAGTCGATGGTCCGGCCGAGGTGCCGCATGTTTTGCAGGCCTTCCGCGTCCTGGAGTACATCTCCTTTGTTCAGACCGAACCCCAGATTCCAGTAAGATGAGCCTGGAACGATCATGGACGACATCAAAAACATGTGGTTGATGGTGTCGAAGACGTGCGTTCCCCCTCCTCGGCGGACCGCGACTACGGCGGCCCCTATCTTGCCTTGCAACGCGCCGCCGTTGGCCAGGCTGACCAGACCGAGGCGATCAAGCAGAGCCTTCATTTCTGCGCTGACGTCGGTGAAGTAGGTCGGAGATCCGAAAATCAACGCATCCGCGGTCCAGACCTCGGCCAGGACGTCGTTACAGTCGTCCTTGGTCACCGCGCAACGCAGATCCTTGTTTTCGAAACACTTGTAACAGGCGATGCAGCCGCCGATTTTTCCTCCTCCGACCTGAAGCAGACGGGTCTCCCAACCGGCTTGCCCAAGCGGGTCCAGAACATTACGCAAGAGGATTTCCGTGTTTCCACCTTTCCTGGGACTTCCATTTACGGCTAAAGCCTTCATCTGTTCATTCTCCTTTGGGTCTGTTTTACCACATCCAACAAGATAAATCCGTGGATGAAAGATTTGAAAAGGTAGCCTTTTTCCAATTGCGTGACCAGCGGTACGGATGGTTGATCTCGCGTGGTTTTCTTGTTTATTGTTAATTGTTTCAGTGTGTTGACAGGGTTTAGGTTTTTGAGAAGTAACGGACTCAATGATGCCTGGTGATTGTCGATGTAGAGGCAAGTGGCAAGGCATGTTCAGGGCCAGGTGCGTTCGGAAAGGATTTACATTGCTTT contains:
- a CDS encoding RrF2 family transcriptional regulator produces the protein MMLTKAGEYAVRCMIYLTTAGTGSVVARRDISEAMDIPGPFLAKIAQELARAGLIQIVQGARGGYRLLRAPEEVTLLDVVEAVEGEIFLNECIFRPNGCGRSDFCGVHQVWQKARAGLRQTLSVPLSELKGNC
- a CDS encoding cytochrome ubiquinol oxidase subunit I gives rise to the protein MDVLLLSRLQFAFTTFVHFIFVPLTLGLSLLVAYMEFKWVRTGDEVYKRMAKFWGKLFLINFALGVVTGIALEFQFGTNWARYSAYVGDIFGSLLAIEATLAFFLESTFLAVWIFGWNRLSPKLHNASIWLVALAANLSAFWILMANGWMQNPTGFVLRGDRAELESFAALVTNPFAWQQFFHVLFSAYVLSGFFVLGISAWHLARGSNVDFFKRSFQIAAPFTLVFALALVVQGHHHGSTVAKYQPAKLAAMESHWDTMTQAPQYLFVIPDPANERNLVEILPVPGGLSMLAYHSFDAEVKGLRDFPEEDRPPVLLTFASFRTMVGLGFLFPALAAWVWIRRKNPESSPRLLRILPWVIPLPYMAIQLGWIVAEVGRQPWIVNGIMRTEDAVSAGISLGQVGFSLILFGLIYGLLVAVDVYLLMYHGRKGPKSSGGNKIAAAESESGFSARPEGASA
- the cydB gene encoding cytochrome d ubiquinol oxidase subunit II, producing the protein MLEITWFILWGVLWAVYFALDGYDLGMGTLMPFLAKDERDRRIMYNAAGPFWDGNQVWLITAGGVTFAAFPATYAALFSGLYTALMLLLFALILRGVSFEFRRKVDSERWRKVWDFCHVAGSFLPALLLGVAFANIFQGIPLNAQGINEGGLLDLLNPYGLLGGVLFVLMFSLHGSLWLGVKSEGPIADRAAAMAEKLWLALMVVVVLFLVMTAFATSLFDNYLNNPLLFVVLLLAVVGLVQARVFLGKRSMLMAWGASAVSIISVTLFGVIGLFPALLPSSLDPAYSMTIANSASSQLTLKIMLGVVLVFVPLVIAYQAWLHITFGHKITDADLEYEEAY
- a CDS encoding helix-turn-helix domain-containing protein; the encoded protein is MDLREIGKLLREERLRQGVELPAAAKVTKIGTSALEAIEEGDETPLPNPVYIKGFIRNYARFLKLDQSVVDNALGEVRFVSGNAMWSPPQSLPVARRSPLGWKIGLTALALIVLAGGGIALLQFSSNNGSVQVSDTPPVSPDSPSQPPELQAVQPTWPSTSKPHQEQAENVAAPHEAFTEAPASPTVAQEQAAVQEQAQDSDEAPTVHPDMNLQMVELDNMRLTRRPGNLRADFDIRNLSNDLISGSISISFISKDDHTFPALGNEEIPRFSIRNFRPVSTRLHLPPELNLDDVSRVQFVVTGSDGTDVLVKTYPIDRN
- a CDS encoding flavodoxin family protein, with the protein product MKALAVNGSPRKGGNTEILLRNVLDPLGQAGWETRLLQVGGGKIGGCIACYKCFENKDLRCAVTKDDCNDVLAEVWTADALIFGSPTYFTDVSAEMKALLDRLGLVSLANGGALQGKIGAAVVAVRRGGGTHVFDTINHMFLMSSMIVPGSSYWNLGFGLNKGDVLQDAEGLQNMRHLGRTIDWLGKAIKPHQADFPPTVASGEETSG